Proteins encoded together in one Sylvia atricapilla isolate bSylAtr1 chromosome 2, bSylAtr1.pri, whole genome shotgun sequence window:
- the SETDB2 gene encoding histone-lysine N-methyltransferase SETDB2 isoform X1 has translation MEEKRMLCDFFEEENLTSSREESTEGDVKMFWTQLGGRRVDVIFEQVQNVLSLLKEKIKNGTATNQECWQAWALVNEANLGDLLTLANVSDELNGDSAQVTKPKLQPLLPDENTEDTVEASDSKKEDMKKTCSGGKEASSKIQGSLLNLQYQNHKCTRACLANRAVGSYKGENPLKIPILFDFQRRHAKADYLSKSLDVNYKAPCGRSLRSFQDVLNYLFETECNFLFADHFSFNTYVLLSRNIMTPEPLVFEFDISNGVESVPVSFCNNLDHARLPYFKYRKSPWPRGYYLNNFSSLFVDSCACTDGCIDRSKCACLQLTARGCNKIPLSPSSKRSLGYHYKRLEGPVPSGIYECSVLCRCDKLMCQNRVVQHGIQVRLQVFNTEKKGWGVRCLDDIDRGTFVCTYSGRLMSREVLGDSEQELKEKSAMNNRGHDFSSKKRKRDIDRSDSVIELVQTDKNDILEKQESLSQTVDNDDKSTLVHLKNSSNAPVRRPGSQTLVFHSHQLKMVHSANSDEDESSQIHQPSRTKLTSGTKKGKEKSTQRQKKEHLMEIGQTDSAGVESAGCKRKNLSLQGVDCGKFSVLDDTCVVRPSNNAPLKADCKENSRQPKQDALCEESDDDGMLPKNANEENIYVLDATKEGNVGRFLNHSCCPNLFAQSVFVETHNRSFPWVAFFTNRHVKAGTELTWDYGYEAGSMPEAEISCHCGVQKCRKKTL, from the exons atggaagagaaaagaa TGCTGTGTGACTTCTTTGAAGAGGAGAATCTTACCAGTTCCAGGGAGGAGAGCACTGAAG GTGATGTGAAGATGTTTTGGACACAATTGGGAGGTAGAAGAGTGGATGTCATATTTGAGCAGGTGCAAAATGTGCTGTCATTGCTGAAGGAAAAGATCAAGAATGGAACTGCAACAAACCAAG AATGCTGGCAGGCTTGGGCACTGGTGAATGAAGCTAATCTAGGTGATCTCTTAACCCTGGCAAATG taagcGATGAGTTGAATGGAGATAGTGCACAGGTAACCAAACCCAAACTGCAGCCTCTTCTTCCAGATGAGAACACTGAAGACACTGTAGAAGCTTCTGACAG CAAAAAAGAGGACATGAAGAAAACCTGCTCAGGAGGTAAAGAAGCATCTAGCAAAATTCAAGGTTCACTTTTAAATCTGCAGTATCAGAACCACAAGTGCACTAGAGCATGTCTTGCCAACAGAGCAGTGGGCTCCTACAAGGGTGAAAATCCTCTGAAGATCCCAATCCTGTTTGACTTTCAAAGACGCCATGCAAAAGCAGACTACCTTTCCAAGTCACTGGATGTGAATTACAAGGCTCCTTGCGGTCGGAGTCTGAGAAGCTTTCAAGATGTGCTAAATTACTTGTTTGAAACAGAGTGCAATTTCTTATTTGCTGATCACTTTTCCTTCAACACATATGTGCTGTTGAGCAGGAACATCATGACTCCCGAGCCCCTCGTGTTTGAGTTCGATATTAGCAATGGAGTCGAGTCTGTGCCTGTCTCCTTCTGCAACAACCTCGACCACGCAAGGTTGCCTTATTTCAAGTATCGGAAGTCACCGTGGCCACGTGGATATTATCTCAACAATTTCTCCAGCCTGTTTGTTGATTCTTGTGCCTGCACAGATGGCTGCATTGATAG gtcAAAATGCGCATGCCTACAGCTGACAGCAAGAGGCTGTAATAAAATTCCTCTGTCTCCAAGTAGTAAAAGATCCCTTGGATACCATTACAAAAGACTGGAGGGACCTGTTCCTAGTGG GATTTATGAGTGTAGTGTATTGTGCAGGTGTGACAAGCTGATGTGTCAGAACAGAGTTGTCCAGCATGGCATTCAAGTCAGGCTGCAAGTCTTCAACACAGAGAAGAAGGGCTGGGGAGTTCGCTGCCTGGATGACATCGACAGGGGGACATTTGTTTGTACTTACTCAG gcagATTAATGAGCAGAGAAGTATTGGGAGATTCTGAGCaagagctgaaggagaaaagtgCAATGAATAACAGAGGCCATGACTTctcttccaaaaaaagaaaacgtGACATTGATCGTTCAGACTCAGTGATTGAACTTGTGCAGACTGACAAAAATGACATTCTTGAGAAACAGGAATCTTTGTCTCAGACTGTGGATAATGACGATAAATCAACCCT GGTTCATCTAAAGAACTCAAGTAATGCTCCTGTGAGAAGGCCTGGAAGTCAAACACTTGTTTTTCACAGTCACCAGCTAAAAATG GTGCACAGTGCCAACTCAGATGAAGATGAAAGTTCTCAGATTCATCAGCCAAGCAGAACAAAACTAACCAGTggaacaaagaaaggaaaagaaa AATCCACCCAGCGGCAGAAGAAAGAACATTTGATGGAAATTGGACAGACTGACTCTGCTGGTGTAGAGAGTGCAGGATGCAAAAGAAAGaatctgtcactgcagggtgTTGACTGTGGCAAGTTCAGTGTGCTGGATGACACATGTGTTGTGAGGCCATCCAACAATGCACCCCTAAAAGCTGACTGTAAAGAAAATAGCAGGCAGCCAAAACAAGATGCACTTTGTGAGGAGTCTGATGATGATGGGATGCTTCCCAAGAATgctaatgaagaaaatatttatgtactGGATGccacaaaagaaggaaatgtggGTCGTTTTCTAAAT cacagctgctgcccaaaTCTCTTTGCACAAAGTGTGTTTGTAGAAACTCACAACAGAAGTTTTCCATGGGTGGCATTCTTCACAAACAG aCATGTAAAAGCTGGAACCGAACTCACCTGGGATTATGGTTATGAAGCTGGAAGCATGCCGGAGGCAGAGATTTCCTGTCACTGTGGAGTTCAgaagtgcaggaaaaaaaccttataG
- the SETDB2 gene encoding histone-lysine N-methyltransferase SETDB2 isoform X2 produces the protein MEEKRSDVKMFWTQLGGRRVDVIFEQVQNVLSLLKEKIKNGTATNQECWQAWALVNEANLGDLLTLANVSDELNGDSAQVTKPKLQPLLPDENTEDTVEASDSKKEDMKKTCSGGKEASSKIQGSLLNLQYQNHKCTRACLANRAVGSYKGENPLKIPILFDFQRRHAKADYLSKSLDVNYKAPCGRSLRSFQDVLNYLFETECNFLFADHFSFNTYVLLSRNIMTPEPLVFEFDISNGVESVPVSFCNNLDHARLPYFKYRKSPWPRGYYLNNFSSLFVDSCACTDGCIDRSKCACLQLTARGCNKIPLSPSSKRSLGYHYKRLEGPVPSGIYECSVLCRCDKLMCQNRVVQHGIQVRLQVFNTEKKGWGVRCLDDIDRGTFVCTYSGRLMSREVLGDSEQELKEKSAMNNRGHDFSSKKRKRDIDRSDSVIELVQTDKNDILEKQESLSQTVDNDDKSTLVHLKNSSNAPVRRPGSQTLVFHSHQLKMVHSANSDEDESSQIHQPSRTKLTSGTKKGKEKSTQRQKKEHLMEIGQTDSAGVESAGCKRKNLSLQGVDCGKFSVLDDTCVVRPSNNAPLKADCKENSRQPKQDALCEESDDDGMLPKNANEENIYVLDATKEGNVGRFLNHSCCPNLFAQSVFVETHNRSFPWVAFFTNRHVKAGTELTWDYGYEAGSMPEAEISCHCGVQKCRKKTL, from the exons atggaagagaaaagaa GTGATGTGAAGATGTTTTGGACACAATTGGGAGGTAGAAGAGTGGATGTCATATTTGAGCAGGTGCAAAATGTGCTGTCATTGCTGAAGGAAAAGATCAAGAATGGAACTGCAACAAACCAAG AATGCTGGCAGGCTTGGGCACTGGTGAATGAAGCTAATCTAGGTGATCTCTTAACCCTGGCAAATG taagcGATGAGTTGAATGGAGATAGTGCACAGGTAACCAAACCCAAACTGCAGCCTCTTCTTCCAGATGAGAACACTGAAGACACTGTAGAAGCTTCTGACAG CAAAAAAGAGGACATGAAGAAAACCTGCTCAGGAGGTAAAGAAGCATCTAGCAAAATTCAAGGTTCACTTTTAAATCTGCAGTATCAGAACCACAAGTGCACTAGAGCATGTCTTGCCAACAGAGCAGTGGGCTCCTACAAGGGTGAAAATCCTCTGAAGATCCCAATCCTGTTTGACTTTCAAAGACGCCATGCAAAAGCAGACTACCTTTCCAAGTCACTGGATGTGAATTACAAGGCTCCTTGCGGTCGGAGTCTGAGAAGCTTTCAAGATGTGCTAAATTACTTGTTTGAAACAGAGTGCAATTTCTTATTTGCTGATCACTTTTCCTTCAACACATATGTGCTGTTGAGCAGGAACATCATGACTCCCGAGCCCCTCGTGTTTGAGTTCGATATTAGCAATGGAGTCGAGTCTGTGCCTGTCTCCTTCTGCAACAACCTCGACCACGCAAGGTTGCCTTATTTCAAGTATCGGAAGTCACCGTGGCCACGTGGATATTATCTCAACAATTTCTCCAGCCTGTTTGTTGATTCTTGTGCCTGCACAGATGGCTGCATTGATAG gtcAAAATGCGCATGCCTACAGCTGACAGCAAGAGGCTGTAATAAAATTCCTCTGTCTCCAAGTAGTAAAAGATCCCTTGGATACCATTACAAAAGACTGGAGGGACCTGTTCCTAGTGG GATTTATGAGTGTAGTGTATTGTGCAGGTGTGACAAGCTGATGTGTCAGAACAGAGTTGTCCAGCATGGCATTCAAGTCAGGCTGCAAGTCTTCAACACAGAGAAGAAGGGCTGGGGAGTTCGCTGCCTGGATGACATCGACAGGGGGACATTTGTTTGTACTTACTCAG gcagATTAATGAGCAGAGAAGTATTGGGAGATTCTGAGCaagagctgaaggagaaaagtgCAATGAATAACAGAGGCCATGACTTctcttccaaaaaaagaaaacgtGACATTGATCGTTCAGACTCAGTGATTGAACTTGTGCAGACTGACAAAAATGACATTCTTGAGAAACAGGAATCTTTGTCTCAGACTGTGGATAATGACGATAAATCAACCCT GGTTCATCTAAAGAACTCAAGTAATGCTCCTGTGAGAAGGCCTGGAAGTCAAACACTTGTTTTTCACAGTCACCAGCTAAAAATG GTGCACAGTGCCAACTCAGATGAAGATGAAAGTTCTCAGATTCATCAGCCAAGCAGAACAAAACTAACCAGTggaacaaagaaaggaaaagaaa AATCCACCCAGCGGCAGAAGAAAGAACATTTGATGGAAATTGGACAGACTGACTCTGCTGGTGTAGAGAGTGCAGGATGCAAAAGAAAGaatctgtcactgcagggtgTTGACTGTGGCAAGTTCAGTGTGCTGGATGACACATGTGTTGTGAGGCCATCCAACAATGCACCCCTAAAAGCTGACTGTAAAGAAAATAGCAGGCAGCCAAAACAAGATGCACTTTGTGAGGAGTCTGATGATGATGGGATGCTTCCCAAGAATgctaatgaagaaaatatttatgtactGGATGccacaaaagaaggaaatgtggGTCGTTTTCTAAAT cacagctgctgcccaaaTCTCTTTGCACAAAGTGTGTTTGTAGAAACTCACAACAGAAGTTTTCCATGGGTGGCATTCTTCACAAACAG aCATGTAAAAGCTGGAACCGAACTCACCTGGGATTATGGTTATGAAGCTGGAAGCATGCCGGAGGCAGAGATTTCCTGTCACTGTGGAGTTCAgaagtgcaggaaaaaaaccttataG
- the SETDB2 gene encoding histone-lysine N-methyltransferase SETDB2 isoform X3, with protein MFWTQLGGRRVDVIFEQVQNVLSLLKEKIKNGTATNQECWQAWALVNEANLGDLLTLANVSDELNGDSAQVTKPKLQPLLPDENTEDTVEASDSKKEDMKKTCSGGKEASSKIQGSLLNLQYQNHKCTRACLANRAVGSYKGENPLKIPILFDFQRRHAKADYLSKSLDVNYKAPCGRSLRSFQDVLNYLFETECNFLFADHFSFNTYVLLSRNIMTPEPLVFEFDISNGVESVPVSFCNNLDHARLPYFKYRKSPWPRGYYLNNFSSLFVDSCACTDGCIDRSKCACLQLTARGCNKIPLSPSSKRSLGYHYKRLEGPVPSGIYECSVLCRCDKLMCQNRVVQHGIQVRLQVFNTEKKGWGVRCLDDIDRGTFVCTYSGRLMSREVLGDSEQELKEKSAMNNRGHDFSSKKRKRDIDRSDSVIELVQTDKNDILEKQESLSQTVDNDDKSTLVHLKNSSNAPVRRPGSQTLVFHSHQLKMVHSANSDEDESSQIHQPSRTKLTSGTKKGKEKSTQRQKKEHLMEIGQTDSAGVESAGCKRKNLSLQGVDCGKFSVLDDTCVVRPSNNAPLKADCKENSRQPKQDALCEESDDDGMLPKNANEENIYVLDATKEGNVGRFLNHSCCPNLFAQSVFVETHNRSFPWVAFFTNRHVKAGTELTWDYGYEAGSMPEAEISCHCGVQKCRKKTL; from the exons ATGTTTTGGACACAATTGGGAGGTAGAAGAGTGGATGTCATATTTGAGCAGGTGCAAAATGTGCTGTCATTGCTGAAGGAAAAGATCAAGAATGGAACTGCAACAAACCAAG AATGCTGGCAGGCTTGGGCACTGGTGAATGAAGCTAATCTAGGTGATCTCTTAACCCTGGCAAATG taagcGATGAGTTGAATGGAGATAGTGCACAGGTAACCAAACCCAAACTGCAGCCTCTTCTTCCAGATGAGAACACTGAAGACACTGTAGAAGCTTCTGACAG CAAAAAAGAGGACATGAAGAAAACCTGCTCAGGAGGTAAAGAAGCATCTAGCAAAATTCAAGGTTCACTTTTAAATCTGCAGTATCAGAACCACAAGTGCACTAGAGCATGTCTTGCCAACAGAGCAGTGGGCTCCTACAAGGGTGAAAATCCTCTGAAGATCCCAATCCTGTTTGACTTTCAAAGACGCCATGCAAAAGCAGACTACCTTTCCAAGTCACTGGATGTGAATTACAAGGCTCCTTGCGGTCGGAGTCTGAGAAGCTTTCAAGATGTGCTAAATTACTTGTTTGAAACAGAGTGCAATTTCTTATTTGCTGATCACTTTTCCTTCAACACATATGTGCTGTTGAGCAGGAACATCATGACTCCCGAGCCCCTCGTGTTTGAGTTCGATATTAGCAATGGAGTCGAGTCTGTGCCTGTCTCCTTCTGCAACAACCTCGACCACGCAAGGTTGCCTTATTTCAAGTATCGGAAGTCACCGTGGCCACGTGGATATTATCTCAACAATTTCTCCAGCCTGTTTGTTGATTCTTGTGCCTGCACAGATGGCTGCATTGATAG gtcAAAATGCGCATGCCTACAGCTGACAGCAAGAGGCTGTAATAAAATTCCTCTGTCTCCAAGTAGTAAAAGATCCCTTGGATACCATTACAAAAGACTGGAGGGACCTGTTCCTAGTGG GATTTATGAGTGTAGTGTATTGTGCAGGTGTGACAAGCTGATGTGTCAGAACAGAGTTGTCCAGCATGGCATTCAAGTCAGGCTGCAAGTCTTCAACACAGAGAAGAAGGGCTGGGGAGTTCGCTGCCTGGATGACATCGACAGGGGGACATTTGTTTGTACTTACTCAG gcagATTAATGAGCAGAGAAGTATTGGGAGATTCTGAGCaagagctgaaggagaaaagtgCAATGAATAACAGAGGCCATGACTTctcttccaaaaaaagaaaacgtGACATTGATCGTTCAGACTCAGTGATTGAACTTGTGCAGACTGACAAAAATGACATTCTTGAGAAACAGGAATCTTTGTCTCAGACTGTGGATAATGACGATAAATCAACCCT GGTTCATCTAAAGAACTCAAGTAATGCTCCTGTGAGAAGGCCTGGAAGTCAAACACTTGTTTTTCACAGTCACCAGCTAAAAATG GTGCACAGTGCCAACTCAGATGAAGATGAAAGTTCTCAGATTCATCAGCCAAGCAGAACAAAACTAACCAGTggaacaaagaaaggaaaagaaa AATCCACCCAGCGGCAGAAGAAAGAACATTTGATGGAAATTGGACAGACTGACTCTGCTGGTGTAGAGAGTGCAGGATGCAAAAGAAAGaatctgtcactgcagggtgTTGACTGTGGCAAGTTCAGTGTGCTGGATGACACATGTGTTGTGAGGCCATCCAACAATGCACCCCTAAAAGCTGACTGTAAAGAAAATAGCAGGCAGCCAAAACAAGATGCACTTTGTGAGGAGTCTGATGATGATGGGATGCTTCCCAAGAATgctaatgaagaaaatatttatgtactGGATGccacaaaagaaggaaatgtggGTCGTTTTCTAAAT cacagctgctgcccaaaTCTCTTTGCACAAAGTGTGTTTGTAGAAACTCACAACAGAAGTTTTCCATGGGTGGCATTCTTCACAAACAG aCATGTAAAAGCTGGAACCGAACTCACCTGGGATTATGGTTATGAAGCTGGAAGCATGCCGGAGGCAGAGATTTCCTGTCACTGTGGAGTTCAgaagtgcaggaaaaaaaccttataG